In one window of Paraflavitalea soli DNA:
- a CDS encoding UvrD-helicase domain-containing protein produces the protein MSMSKQYQDFDASTVPLEESNLIEASAGTGKTYSIAILVLRLVLEKKLSIKEILMVTFTKAAVAELEERVRLFIRSAHKYAGGAPITDDNITQLVQQAIDLRGAAVVKQQLTDAVLFLDETSVLTIHSFCQQALNEFAFETFQLFGAEMVPDLSPVIEEELNKFWRRNITTLPAGLLLQLWHEDLQQHIREVLENHLSGKIYPGFQDNTLYTITRAKQEAWQQQLAALHEQVTAAEEALYGYITDNEGLLRNLCESNAYAKKGLLPSLSSPTAFAEAVRSKKSTGYVVKLFPDLLQHIARYDAAAEARESAIQLIYHQLYYLAIQEAGKGIGQFKERNNVLGYDDLIHNLHYALTARNSSKLTAVLRRKYKAVFIDEFQDTDRQQFEIFDHAFGTDTILFYIGDPKQSIYAWRKADIFTYFKARDTVKHLYGMNHNYRSSVQMIAGMNQFFLPEDGFDTFFFEQQDNAIHYIPVDSPVPNTKGDLQQAGVTLPAFTIFSLPKTSLLLEAVATQVALLLQDTRYQINKKGEQRQVIPSDIGILVRTGKQGREVKSALTRLGIPSVTIDDSKVLQSEEANYLLYLMEAIARPDRSSINRALLSPFTGFDRAQILLLDDGAVLELFTRYKNRWQQDGIYTALMDFVADFNVKQVLLTLQSENGERIITNLYQLMELVHQAESRKNLSIPELLSWLQRGIDGMLAEGDEYTQRMESDEEAVKIVTIHKSKGLEYNIVLAPFLDFTENKTQEFVSFRDPASGDYIGIERSRLTEEQLVWQQQQAEQENRRLLYVAITRAVYVCYIFRNLYYKASTLATFLNALPNTDSPLMVFRNEGPAAPVRPYRQAADARTPAVMHPIRFSLQEENWRKMSYTMLAAKPEHQAPPRSFPLAEAYDNFIFHLLQRGAKTGNFLHFIFENIHFGDDSRWNSWLEEAIRRYVPGQEDVYLPMLHEMLHQVLYTNIGGAGEPFTLADVAWQKRMTEFEFDFPVPSFPPEALHALSDDQFSILIRSLHGLPGNELEGMMNGKIDLFFEHGGRYYILDWKSNYLGNDPDQYSPAALVKTMNENNYHLQYLIYTLAVKKYLESRLRHFDYDTQFGGVIYLFVRGVRANSDSGIFTHRPPLEKILALEKILG, from the coding sequence ATGAGTATGTCTAAGCAATATCAGGATTTCGATGCCTCTACCGTGCCACTGGAAGAGAGTAACCTCATTGAAGCCAGTGCCGGTACGGGTAAAACCTATTCTATTGCCATCCTGGTATTGCGGCTGGTGTTGGAAAAGAAATTGTCCATTAAAGAAATATTGATGGTCACCTTTACCAAGGCTGCAGTGGCAGAGTTGGAAGAGCGGGTGCGCCTTTTTATCCGCAGTGCCCATAAGTATGCCGGTGGCGCGCCCATTACAGACGACAATATTACTCAGCTGGTACAACAGGCTATTGACCTGCGCGGTGCGGCAGTGGTGAAACAGCAACTGACCGATGCGGTCTTGTTCCTCGACGAAACATCGGTATTGACCATTCATAGTTTTTGTCAACAGGCGCTCAATGAATTTGCCTTTGAAACCTTCCAGCTGTTTGGCGCTGAAATGGTACCTGATCTCTCTCCGGTCATAGAAGAAGAGCTCAATAAATTCTGGCGCAGGAACATCACCACTTTACCCGCGGGCCTGCTGCTGCAGCTTTGGCATGAAGACCTTCAGCAGCATATCAGGGAGGTGTTGGAAAATCATTTAAGTGGCAAAATATACCCTGGCTTCCAGGATAATACGCTCTACACGATTACCAGGGCTAAGCAGGAAGCCTGGCAGCAGCAATTGGCGGCGCTGCATGAACAGGTGACAGCAGCAGAAGAAGCGCTCTACGGCTATATAACAGACAATGAGGGGTTGTTAAGGAACCTTTGTGAAAGTAATGCTTATGCCAAAAAGGGATTGTTGCCCAGCCTCTCTTCGCCAACTGCTTTTGCAGAAGCCGTACGGAGCAAAAAGAGCACGGGGTATGTGGTGAAGCTTTTCCCTGACCTGCTGCAGCACATTGCCCGGTATGATGCAGCTGCTGAAGCAAGGGAATCGGCCATTCAGTTGATCTACCACCAGCTATACTATCTTGCCATACAGGAAGCAGGAAAAGGTATAGGGCAGTTCAAAGAACGGAATAATGTACTGGGCTATGATGACCTGATCCATAACCTGCACTATGCACTCACTGCAAGAAATAGCAGCAAACTGACGGCGGTATTGCGCCGGAAATACAAGGCGGTATTCATTGATGAGTTTCAGGATACTGACCGGCAGCAATTTGAGATCTTTGACCACGCGTTTGGAACGGATACGATCCTCTTTTATATTGGCGATCCCAAGCAAAGTATCTATGCCTGGCGCAAGGCTGATATATTTACCTATTTCAAGGCAAGGGATACGGTGAAACATCTGTATGGTATGAACCACAATTACCGTTCCTCGGTACAGATGATCGCGGGCATGAATCAATTCTTTTTGCCGGAAGATGGCTTCGACACATTCTTCTTTGAGCAACAGGATAATGCCATTCATTATATACCGGTAGACAGCCCGGTACCGAATACCAAGGGCGACTTGCAGCAAGCGGGTGTAACCCTCCCTGCCTTTACTATCTTCTCCCTGCCTAAAACCAGTCTACTGCTGGAAGCAGTTGCCACACAGGTGGCCTTGCTGTTGCAGGATACCCGCTACCAGATCAACAAAAAAGGTGAACAACGCCAGGTCATTCCCTCCGATATCGGTATCCTGGTGCGTACGGGTAAGCAGGGCCGTGAAGTGAAGTCGGCGCTCACCAGGCTGGGTATTCCTTCGGTAACGATTGACGATTCCAAGGTGTTGCAATCGGAAGAGGCCAATTACCTGTTGTACCTGATGGAAGCCATTGCCCGCCCCGACCGTTCTTCTATTAACCGGGCCTTACTATCACCTTTTACAGGCTTTGATAGGGCGCAGATCCTTTTGCTGGATGATGGGGCTGTGCTGGAATTGTTTACCCGGTATAAGAACCGCTGGCAGCAGGATGGCATTTACACAGCGCTGATGGATTTTGTAGCCGACTTCAACGTGAAGCAGGTATTACTGACTTTACAATCGGAGAATGGCGAGCGCATTATCACCAACCTATACCAGTTGATGGAGTTGGTGCACCAGGCAGAGAGCCGTAAGAATCTTTCGATACCGGAATTGCTTTCCTGGTTACAGCGGGGTATTGATGGCATGTTGGCCGAGGGTGATGAATATACGCAGCGTATGGAGAGTGATGAAGAAGCGGTGAAGATCGTGACCATTCACAAGAGCAAGGGGCTGGAATACAATATTGTGCTGGCTCCTTTTCTTGATTTTACAGAGAATAAAACGCAGGAATTCGTCAGCTTCCGTGACCCCGCCAGCGGTGATTATATAGGCATAGAAAGAAGCCGGTTAACGGAAGAACAACTGGTTTGGCAACAGCAGCAGGCGGAACAGGAAAACAGGCGTTTACTGTATGTGGCCATCACCCGCGCGGTATATGTCTGTTATATTTTCAGGAACCTGTATTACAAAGCTTCTACGCTGGCCACCTTTTTAAATGCACTACCCAATACAGATAGTCCGCTGATGGTGTTCAGGAATGAAGGACCTGCGGCGCCTGTCCGTCCTTACCGGCAGGCGGCTGATGCCAGAACACCTGCGGTGATGCATCCCATACGGTTTTCTTTGCAGGAGGAAAACTGGCGAAAGATGAGTTATACGATGCTGGCTGCCAAACCGGAGCACCAGGCGCCTCCCCGCTCCTTCCCGCTTGCGGAGGCGTATGACAATTTTATCTTTCACCTGTTGCAGCGTGGCGCCAAGACGGGTAATTTCCTGCATTTTATTTTTGAGAACATCCATTTCGGCGATGACAGCCGGTGGAATAGCTGGCTGGAGGAAGCCATCCGCCGGTATGTTCCCGGACAGGAGGATGTATACCTACCGATGCTGCATGAAATGTTGCACCAAGTATTGTACACCAATATTGGTGGAGCAGGAGAACCTTTTACGTTGGCTGATGTAGCCTGGCAAAAGCGGATGACAGAATTTGAATTTGACTTTCCGGTACCCTCCTTTCCCCCGGAAGCACTACACGCGCTGTCCGATGATCAATTCAGTATATTGATCAGGAGCCTGCATGGATTGCCGGGTAATGAACTGGAAGGCATGATGAATGGAAAGATCGACTTGTTCTTTGAACACGGAGGCCGTTATTATATACTTGATTGGAAGTCCAACTACCTGGGCAATGATCCGGACCAGTATTCACCGGCGGCGCTGGTCAAAACGATGAATGAGAACAACTACCATTTACAATACCTGATCTATACCCTGGCTGTTAAGAAGTACCTGGAAAGCCGCCTGCGGCACTTCGATTACGATACACAGTTTGGTGGAGTGATCTATCTCTTTGTAAGGGGGGTAAGAGCCAATAGTGATTCCGGCATTTTTACCCATAGGCCTCCGCTGGAGAAGATACTGGCGCTGGAGAAGATACTGGGGTAA
- a CDS encoding tetratricopeptide repeat protein: protein MARKSLLLWLFVCSLSVAHAQPAISSSLSKDEQVKTIWAWYKKSLLTQDSASVVNQLQAAEQYYRNKDLELPMQQAWLIQQVYLSTQYRGLPTSVDIMLRAEETARQKGWPMVAAECWYYTGDYYFVLEKFGPAFEYMQKARHLFEAKGINNYPYTRRYAGGLAECYYRFGEYEQAIKHYKEALAVPAYWNNVFYFTAVENSIALCYQQLKQYDSAIYYFNRSHASAAAVKDSFYMSLSYGNLGYTYHLQGKDMLALPLLLEDYEGSMKAREWGSAINAAMVLVTIYLRQGKVSEAQRYLDLARPYVYQWGGAVLYKNWYENLYRYHQYKGNDALALQYADSLLLYKDSLAVIRGNRTLNQAKLKVETEQHLKAINELEYQRRQEVFIRNSLLIVLLLTCIIGLLWVNRQRLKRNKELQLSAMAREKDRQQLAFAQQELTGYTNKLKEKNELIEQFRQELEQLQQHGLQENKERMENLHQLLNATILTEEDWRTFRDLYEKVYPGFFIRLREKMPDLSAADTRLIALTKLQLPPKDMAAMLGVSYDAIKKARQRLRKKVNLPEEGSLDELVNLI, encoded by the coding sequence TTGGCTCGAAAGTCGCTGCTGTTATGGCTGTTTGTATGCTCCTTATCTGTGGCCCATGCCCAGCCAGCCATTTCATCTTCGCTCTCCAAAGACGAACAGGTGAAAACCATATGGGCCTGGTACAAAAAGAGCTTACTCACGCAGGATAGCGCCTCCGTCGTTAATCAATTGCAGGCTGCCGAGCAATATTATCGCAACAAAGACCTGGAATTGCCCATGCAACAGGCATGGCTCATACAACAGGTCTACCTGTCCACGCAATACCGCGGCCTGCCTACAAGTGTTGACATCATGCTGCGGGCAGAAGAAACGGCCCGGCAAAAAGGGTGGCCCATGGTAGCGGCAGAATGCTGGTACTATACCGGGGATTACTATTTTGTATTGGAAAAGTTTGGTCCGGCCTTTGAATACATGCAAAAGGCCCGTCACCTGTTTGAAGCAAAAGGGATCAACAATTACCCCTATACCAGGCGCTATGCCGGTGGACTGGCTGAATGCTATTACCGCTTTGGAGAATATGAACAGGCCATCAAGCATTATAAAGAAGCTCTGGCCGTGCCAGCTTACTGGAATAATGTTTTCTATTTTACCGCAGTAGAGAACAGCATTGCCTTGTGTTATCAGCAGTTGAAACAATATGATTCGGCGATCTATTATTTCAACAGGTCGCACGCTTCCGCTGCTGCGGTGAAAGATTCGTTTTACATGTCGCTCTCCTATGGCAACCTCGGGTATACCTATCACCTCCAGGGGAAAGATATGCTGGCCCTGCCCTTACTGCTCGAAGATTATGAAGGCAGCATGAAAGCAAGGGAATGGGGCAGCGCTATCAATGCTGCCATGGTGCTGGTTACCATTTATCTCCGGCAGGGGAAAGTCAGTGAAGCCCAAAGGTACCTCGACCTGGCCCGCCCCTATGTATACCAATGGGGAGGCGCTGTACTATACAAGAACTGGTATGAAAACCTGTACCGGTACCACCAATACAAAGGGAATGATGCGCTGGCATTGCAATATGCCGATTCGCTGTTGTTGTACAAAGACAGTCTGGCGGTGATACGTGGCAACCGAACACTCAACCAGGCCAAGCTGAAAGTGGAAACGGAGCAACACCTCAAGGCGATCAATGAACTGGAATACCAGCGCCGGCAGGAAGTATTTATCAGGAACAGCTTATTGATCGTGCTGCTGCTGACCTGCATTATTGGGCTGCTGTGGGTAAACCGGCAACGATTGAAGCGCAACAAGGAATTACAATTGTCGGCCATGGCCCGCGAGAAAGACCGGCAGCAACTGGCCTTTGCCCAACAGGAATTGACAGGTTATACGAATAAGCTCAAAGAAAAGAATGAGCTGATCGAACAGTTCAGGCAGGAACTGGAGCAACTACAACAGCATGGCCTGCAGGAAAACAAAGAGCGGATGGAAAACCTTCACCAACTGCTCAATGCCACCATCCTGACAGAGGAAGACTGGAGAACTTTCCGCGATCTTTATGAGAAAGTATACCCGGGGTTCTTTATACGCCTTCGCGAAAAAATGCCCGACCTCAGTGCTGCGGACACCCGCTTAATCGCCCTCACCAAATTACAATTACCGCCCAAGGATATGGCGGCTATGCTGGGCGTAAGTTATGATGCCATCAAAAAGGCGCGGCAGCGATTGCGCAAGAAGGTTAATCTTCCTGAAGAAGGTTCTCTTGATGAATTGGTTAACCTGATATAA
- a CDS encoding citrate (Si)-synthase, eukaryotic, which translates to MGILKERFKAKADIAAVEIKDLLKEHGSKKIGEVQLSQVYQGMRGITGLVSETSLLDSQEGIRFRGYSIPELQDKLPKAKGGSEPLPEGLFYLMLIGELPTEEDVAHISSIWQRRSHVPNHVFDAIDALPVTAHPMTMFVTGIMALQTESNFAKRYAEGINKKDYWEPVFDDAMDLIARLPRVAAYIYRRKYKNNQHIHPNGLLDWAGNLAHMLGFEDESFKELMRLYMTIHADHEGGNVSAHTTHLVGSALSDPYLSLAAGMNGLAGPLHGLANQEVIKWIYEMREQLKTEKPSKEQIGEYVKKTLGEGKVVPGYGHAVLRKTDPRFTAQMEFGKKHMADDPLVQTVWNIYEEVPPILQSLGKIKNPWPNVDAHSGALLVHYGMVEYEFYTVLFGVSRALGVLASLIWDRALAFPIERPKSVTTALVKRWLNGEDEIWGD; encoded by the coding sequence ATGGGCATTCTCAAAGAAAGGTTTAAAGCAAAAGCAGATATCGCAGCAGTGGAAATCAAAGACCTGCTGAAAGAACATGGCTCCAAAAAGATCGGTGAAGTACAATTGTCACAGGTGTACCAGGGTATGCGGGGTATTACCGGCCTCGTGAGCGAAACCTCCTTATTGGATTCACAGGAAGGTATCCGTTTCCGCGGCTATTCCATTCCCGAATTGCAGGACAAGTTGCCCAAGGCCAAAGGCGGCAGCGAGCCATTACCGGAAGGTCTTTTTTACCTGATGCTTATTGGAGAACTGCCTACCGAAGAAGATGTAGCGCACATCAGTTCTATCTGGCAAAGACGTTCACACGTGCCCAACCACGTATTTGATGCTATTGACGCCCTGCCCGTTACAGCCCATCCCATGACCATGTTTGTAACAGGTATTATGGCCCTTCAAACAGAAAGCAATTTTGCCAAACGTTATGCCGAAGGGATCAATAAGAAAGATTATTGGGAACCTGTATTTGATGATGCGATGGACCTGATAGCCCGGTTACCACGGGTGGCCGCCTATATCTATCGCCGGAAATATAAAAATAACCAGCATATCCACCCCAATGGATTGCTCGACTGGGCAGGCAACCTGGCCCATATGCTGGGTTTTGAAGATGAAAGCTTTAAAGAACTGATGCGCTTATACATGACCATTCATGCCGATCATGAAGGAGGCAATGTATCTGCCCATACTACCCACCTGGTAGGCTCAGCCCTCAGCGATCCTTACCTCAGCCTGGCTGCAGGTATGAATGGACTGGCAGGTCCTTTGCACGGCCTCGCCAACCAGGAAGTGATCAAGTGGATCTATGAAATGAGGGAGCAATTAAAAACTGAAAAGCCTTCTAAAGAACAAATAGGGGAATATGTAAAGAAAACATTGGGTGAAGGAAAAGTAGTACCTGGCTATGGCCACGCCGTATTGCGCAAGACCGATCCCCGCTTTACTGCTCAAATGGAGTTTGGTAAGAAACATATGGCCGATGATCCATTGGTACAAACCGTATGGAATATCTATGAAGAAGTACCACCCATTTTGCAGTCATTAGGCAAGATCAAAAATCCATGGCCCAATGTCGATGCACACAGCGGTGCCCTGCTGGTACATTACGGCATGGTGGAATACGAATTCTATACCGTGCTGTTCGGCGTAAGCCGAGCCTTGGGTGTACTGGCCAGCCTTATCTGGGACCGTGCACTGGCATTCCCCATTGAAAGGCCCAAGTCGGTAACCACAGCCCTCGTGAAAAGGTGGCTGAATGGTGAAGATGAGATCTGGGGTGATTAA
- a CDS encoding LytR/AlgR family response regulator transcription factor translates to MPEKTITGSSLILLPGNSGIAVLDIGSIIRIQAISNYSKLFFTNGKKLVVAKVLKRFEEDLAANDFIRPHRTHLVNKKFILRYIDGEGGKIELHNGELIDVSKRRKPEFLHHWSTNAC, encoded by the coding sequence ATGCCTGAAAAAACAATAACCGGCAGCAGCCTTATTTTGCTGCCCGGCAACTCCGGGATCGCCGTCTTAGACATTGGCTCCATCATCCGCATACAAGCCATCAGCAATTACAGCAAGCTGTTTTTCACCAACGGTAAAAAGCTGGTGGTAGCCAAAGTGCTCAAAAGATTTGAGGAAGACCTGGCGGCCAATGATTTCATCAGACCTCATCGTACACACCTGGTCAATAAAAAATTCATCCTGCGCTATATTGATGGAGAAGGTGGCAAAATCGAGCTGCACAACGGAGAGCTGATCGATGTTTCCAAACGCCGCAAACCGGAGTTTCTCCATCATTGGAGTACGAACGCCTGCTGA
- a CDS encoding LptF/LptG family permease yields the protein MKILDWYILKKFLTTTLFIALIFSLISVVIDTSEKADDFVKSGLSTYQIIMKYYIGFVPFILSMIFPLMVFIAVIFFTSKMAGRSEIVAILAGGVRFNRLLRPYMIGAFLLGGFFWYATQYLLPKANVIYGNFQATYIDSKSSYEQGEYGKRSRNYYIRIDTNTFAGLRNYDTTTKSASNGFFLDRMKGTQVVYNLRAETVRWDTAKKTWKLENAVERKIDGLTETVRAIPSMDIKLNVKPNEIKPDKYLKDKMTTPELKRFIKAEEVRGTEGLNDFKVARYRRDATPVSVVILTLIGASVACRKTRGGSGLHMATGIITAAIFVVMDKFSLTFSTKGSFPPLLAAWMPNLIFGTIAIWLYRTAPK from the coding sequence ATGAAAATACTCGATTGGTACATATTAAAGAAATTCCTTACTACTACCTTGTTCATTGCATTGATCTTTTCCCTGATCTCGGTAGTGATCGATACCAGTGAGAAAGCCGATGATTTTGTGAAATCCGGCCTTTCCACCTACCAGATCATCATGAAATATTATATCGGGTTTGTACCCTTTATCTTATCCATGATCTTTCCGCTGATGGTATTCATTGCAGTGATCTTCTTCACCTCCAAAATGGCTGGCCGTTCTGAGATCGTGGCCATCCTGGCCGGAGGGGTTCGTTTCAATCGTCTGCTGCGTCCTTACATGATCGGCGCTTTCTTATTGGGCGGTTTCTTCTGGTATGCTACCCAATACCTGCTTCCCAAGGCCAATGTGATCTATGGTAATTTTCAGGCTACTTATATTGATAGTAAAAGTTCTTACGAACAGGGAGAGTACGGCAAGCGGTCCCGCAATTACTATATCCGCATTGATACCAACACCTTTGCAGGTTTGCGCAATTACGATACCACTACAAAATCAGCCAGCAATGGTTTTTTCCTGGACCGTATGAAAGGCACACAGGTGGTCTATAACCTGCGGGCAGAGACCGTACGGTGGGATACCGCCAAAAAGACCTGGAAACTGGAAAATGCCGTGGAAAGGAAAATTGACGGATTGACCGAAACAGTCAGGGCCATACCTTCTATGGATATTAAGCTCAATGTGAAGCCCAATGAGATCAAGCCCGATAAATACCTGAAAGATAAAATGACCACACCCGAACTGAAGCGTTTTATCAAAGCGGAAGAAGTGAGGGGTACGGAAGGGCTCAATGATTTTAAAGTGGCCCGCTATCGGCGCGATGCCACGCCCGTATCAGTAGTGATCCTTACATTAATTGGAGCTTCTGTAGCATGCCGTAAAACACGCGGCGGCAGTGGGCTGCATATGGCCACCGGTATTATCACCGCTGCTATTTTCGTGGTCATGGACAAGTTTTCCCTTACTTTCTCTACCAAAGGCAGTTTCCCTCCCTTGCTGGCAGCCTGGATGCCCAACCTCATCTTTGGTACCATCGCCATCTGGCTATACCGTACAGCACCTAAATAA